One segment of Salvia splendens isolate huo1 chromosome 20, SspV2, whole genome shotgun sequence DNA contains the following:
- the LOC121782883 gene encoding putative 12-oxophytodienoate reductase 11 — MGNTAEEKPQIPLLTPYQMGNFQLSHRVVLAPMTRQRSYNNVPQSHAVLYYSQRASKGGFMLSEATGVSDTAQGYPETPGIWTKEQVEGWKPIVDAVHAKGAVFFCQIWHVGRVSNTGFQPNGQAPISSTDKELTIETQPSGDVMQYSPPRRLTTEEIPQIVNDFRIAARNAIEAGFDGIEVHGAHGYLIDQFLKDGVNDRTDQYGGSLENRCRFAHEIVEAVTAEIGAERVGIRLSPFADYMESGDSDPNTLGLHLAETLSRYGILYCHMVEPRMETADEKFECPHSLVPMRRAFKGTFIVASGYDREDGNKAVEEDRADLVAFGRLFLANPDLPKRFELNAPLNKYDRDTFYIPDPVVGYTDYPFLDETT; from the exons ATGGGGAACACAGCTGAAGAGAAGCCGCAAATCCCACTTCTCACACCTTACCAAATGGGAAATTTTCAGCTCTCTCATAG AGTTGTTCTGGCGCCAATGACGAGGCAGCGGTCTTACAACAACGTGCCTCAGTCCCATGCCGTGTTGTATTACTCTCAGAGAGCAAGCAAAGGCGGTTTTATGCTGAGTGAAGCAACCGGAGTTTCTGATACTGCACAAGG ATACCCTGAGACTCCGGGGATCTGGACAAAGGAGCAAGTGGAGGGGTGGAAGCCGATTGTAGACGCGGTTCATGCCAAAGGTGCAGTCTTCTTTTGCCAGATTTGGCATGTTGGCAGGGTTTCAAACACAG GGTTTCAGCCAAACGGGCAAGCTCCGATATCATCCACGGACAAAGAACTAACCATAGAAACCCAGCCTAGTGGCGATGTTATGCAATACTCACCTCCACGGCGCCTCACAACCGAAGAAATCCCACAAATTGTCAATGACTTCAGAATTGCTGCAAGGAATGCTATAGAAGCCG GTTTTGATGGAATCGAGGTGCACGGCGCTCACGGCTATCTCATAGACCAGTTCTTGAAAGACGGGGTGAATGACCGTACCGATCAATACGGAGGGTCTCTCGAGAACCGATGTCGTTTCGCTCATGAGATCGTCGAGGCCGTGACAGCCGAGATAGGGGCAGAGAGGGTCGGCATCCGGCTCTCGCCCTTTGCAGACTATATGGAGTCCGGGGACTCGGATCCTAACACTCTTGGCCTTCACCTGGCCGAGACGTTGAGCAGATACGGGATTCTCTACTGCCACATGGTCGAGCCGAGGATGGAAACCGCGGACGAGAAATTCGAGTGCCCGCACAGCCTTGTCCCGATGAGACGGGCATTTAAAGGAACCTTCATTGTCGCAAGTGGCTACGACAGGGAAGACGGGAACAAGGCCGTGGAGGAGGATCGCGCTGATCTCGTTGCGTTCGGACGCCTTTTCTTGGCTAATCCTGATCTGCCTAAGAGGTTTGAGTTGAATGCTCCTTTGAACAAATATGATAGGGACACTTTCTATATACCTGATCCTGTTGTAGGCTATACTGATTATCCATTTCTTGATGAAACTACTTGA
- the LOC121781419 gene encoding uncharacterized protein LOC121781419, protein MYGLWKMKMKAVLVQQGLAAVLTPADSDEKGKAPALDEKARAKLEEMQLKAHSAVILCLGDKVLHEVQGETTAPGILKRLDDVYMAKSLANRLYMKRRLYSYSFSEEKSIVEQLEDFCKTVDDLEAIDVKISDEDKAILVLNALSCSYDQLRDAILHGRDKPIIYNEVHSALMAKELQKGGSRVFDSQPESLNIKKFSKKGFKKKAGENKNESSGMKETRSCPGARSQGICVSVSIRMADCADLQCPKIADFSSSSFVDEESKCELHHKVKDSDNKLKAGDRFPIRDFKSTSDPDAYAVEKELYLGSLCGSPDPWYFWMIMLKNGNFDKNTTLCPENGKKVAKIVTDRSFPCFGEGCMNQPLMFHNKSRLVLLQDGNVSVVGGYYGTYDLDADLSGGAGSNSFFSASWQKNLSTGSWIVSHKLTASSKYPWLMLYLRADAAKGFNGGYHYDGRGIMKTVPESPNFKVRVTLDVKKGGGPNSQFYLLDIGSCWKNNGDPCDGDVLTDVTRYSEMIINPATTSLCRPDNLVSCPPYHTSSTGEMIHRNDTSLFPYSAYHLYCAPGNARYLEKPYDICDPYSNPQAQELVQILPHPEWAVHGYPERKGDGWIGDQRTWELDTGALSSRLYFYQDPGTKPAKRVWISINVGTEIYVSPAGVTSEWTVSDFDVLVPNKVEEGRREYM, encoded by the exons ATGTATGGCTTatggaaaatgaagatgaaggcggttctGGTGCAGCAGGGGTTGGCCGCGGTCCTCACACCAGCAGACTCTGATGAGAAGGGCAAGGCTCCTGCGCTGGATGAAAAGGCTCGAGCGAAGTTAGAGGAGATGCAGTTAAAGGCCCATAGCGCAGTGATACTATGTCTCGGAGATAAAGTTCTGCATGAGGTTCAAGGGGAGACAACTGCACCTGGGATCTTGAAAAGGCTCGATGATGTTTATATGGCCAAGTCTTTAGCCAACCGCCTTTATATGAAGAGAAGACTATATTCATATAGCTTCTCAGAGGAAAAGTCCATCGTGGAACAGCTTGAAGATTTCTGCAAGACTGTTGATGATCTTGAAGCAATTGATGTCAAGATTAGTGATGAGGACAAGGCCATCTTGGTCCTTAATGCCTTGTCATGCTCCTACGACCAGTTAAGAGATGCTATTCTTCATGGGAGAGATAAACCTATTATTTACAATGAGGTCCATTCTGCCCTCATGGCCAAAGAGTTGCAAAAGGGTGGTTCAAGAGTGTTTGATTCCCAGCCTGAGTCCCtcaacatcaagaaatttaGCAAGAAGGGGTTTAAGAAGAAGGCTGGGGAGAATAAGAATGAGAGCTCTGGGATGAAAGAAACCCGGTCTTGCCCTGGTGCAAGAAGCCAGGGCATTtgtgttag tgtttcgataagaatGGCTGATTGTGCTGATCTTCAATGCCCTAAAATTGCag ATTTTTCGAGCAGCTCGTTCGTTGATGAGGAAAGCAAGTGTGAATTACACCATAAAGTGAAGGATTCAGACAACAAACTGAAAGCTGGTGACAGATTCCCTATCAGAGACTTCAAGTCAACCTCAGATCCTGATGCTTATGCAGTCGAGAAGGAGCTTTACCTCGGATCGCTATGTGGCTCTCCCGATCCTTGGTATTTCTGGATGATCATGCTGAAAAACGGCAATTTTGACAAGAACACGACACTCTGCCCCGAGAATGGGAAGAAGGTCGCAAAAATAGTCACAGACCGGAGCTTCCCTTGCTTCGGTGAAGGGTGTATGAACCAACCCCTTATGTTCCATAACAAGTCCCGACTGGTTTTGCTTCAAGATGGAAATGTCTCTGTGGTTGGAGGGTATTACGGGACGTATGATCTTGATGCTGATCTGAGTGGGGGGGCAGGATCCAATTCTTTCTTCTCGGCTTCATGGCAGAAGAATCTGAGCACGGGGAGCTGGATTGTGTCGCACAAGCTGACAGCGTCGTCTAAGTATCCTTGGCTTATGTTGTATCTGAGGGCGGATGCGGCAAAAGGGTTCAACGGAGGATATCACTATGACGGGCGTGGCATCATGAAAACG GTGCCGGAGTCTCCCAATTTTAAGGTGAGAGTAACACTCGATGTCAAGAAAGGCGGAGGTCCGAACAGCCAATTCTATCTGCTCGATATCGGAAGCTGTTGGAAGAACAACGGAGATCCGTGCGATGGGGATGTCCTCACGGATGTGACGCGATATAGTGAGATGATCATCAACCCGGCAACGACAAGCTTGTGTCGTCCCGACAATCTGGTCTCGTGCCCGCCGTACCACACGAGTTCTACTGGAGAGATGATACACAGAAATGACACGTCACTGTTCCCTTATTCCGCATATCATCTCTATTGTGCTCCTGGAAATGCTCGGTATCTTGAGAAGCCTTACGACATTTGTGACCCGTATAGCAACCCACAGGCGCAGGAGCTCGTGCAGATCCTCCCTCACCCCGAGTGGGCCGTCCACGGCTACCCTGAAAGGAAAGGAGACGGGTGGATTGGAGACCAGAGAACTTGGGAGCTCGACACTGGAGCCCTCTCTAGCCGTCTATATTTCTATCAG GATCCAGGAACAAAACCAGCAAAACGAGTGTGGATTTCAATCAATGTTGGTACAGAAATATATGTTAGCCCAGCTGGGGTTACTTCGGAATGGACAGTAAGCGACTTTGACGTTTTAGTTCCTAACAAAGTTGAAGAGGGTCGAAGGGAGTACATGTAA